A genome region from Trichoderma asperellum chromosome 7, complete sequence includes the following:
- a CDS encoding uncharacterized protein (antiSMASH:Cluster_7.5~TransMembrane:11 (i146-165o171-194i215-239o259-281i293-314o334-358i370-393o413-432i453-469o475-493i505-529o)) — translation MTMAKENYGETNFGDDDRGLLAGEPERGDLSIITSVLKAPRPDFEIESKTPRTPGRVQFDLTPRILNFSDGPLHGRPSTSSLSSDDRLDFDDGATSINDSHRVPLLTEIEAPSITVAREWDDAGEEDEESAATAELRRPKSGLKSAFMNMANSIIGAGIIGQPYAMRQAGLLAGTVLLVALTAVVDWTICLIVINSKLSGTSSFQGTVEHCFGRPGLIAISIAQWLFAFGGMVAFGVIVGDTIPHVLTAIWTDLGSVPVLGLLTNRRVAIAVFCMGISYPLTLYRDIAKLAKASTLALIGMLVIVVTVLVQGVLVPSADRGSFSTPLLTINSGIFQAIGVISFAFVCHHNSLLIYGSLKTPTIDNFSRVTHYSTIVSMLACLIMALGGFLTFGDKTMGNVLNNFSSDNSMVNVARLCFGLNMLTTLPLEAFVCREVMITYFYPNEPFDLRRHLIISTALVVGATTLSMLTCDLGIVFELVGATSAVAMAYILPPMCYIKLTTRSWRTYVAGAIVVFGVAVMVISVIQAIDKMINGSETTTQCT, via the exons ATGACCATGGCCAAAGAGAACTACGGCGAGACCAACTTCGGCGATGACGACCGAGGCCTGCTGGCCGGCGAACCAGAGAGAGGCGacctctccatcatcacgAGCGTGCTCAAGGCACCACGACCCGACTTTGAGATCGAATCCAAGACGCCGCGAACGCCCGGCCGCGTGCAGTTCGACCTGACGCCGCGCATCCTCAACTTCAGCGACGGACCCCTCCACGGACGGCCCTCGACGTCGTCGCTCTCGTCTGACGATAGACTCGACTTTGACGATGGCGCCACTTCCATAAACGACTCGCACCGCGTACCGCTGCTCACCGAGATCGAGGCGCCCAGCATCACGGTCGCTCGAGAATGGGATGACGcgggcgaagaagacgaagagagcGCCGCGACGGCAGAGCTGCGGCGGCCCAAGTCCGGGCTCAAATCGGCCTTTATGAACATGGCCAATTCCATCATCGGCGCCGGCATCATCGGCCAGCCATATGCAATGCGGCAAGCGGGCCTGCTGGCGGGCACGGTGCTGCTCGTTGCGCTGACCGCGGTGGTGGACTGGACCATCTGTCTGATTGTCATCAACAGCAAGCTCAGCGGAACGAGCAGCTTCCAGGGCACGGTCGAGCATTGCTTTGGGCGCCCCGGGCTGATTGCGATAAGCATTGCGCAGTGGTTGTTTGCCTTTGGCGGCATGGTGGCGTTTGGAGTCATTGTGGGCGATACAATCCCGCATGTCTTGACAGCTATATGGACGGACCTGGGGAGTGTGCCGGTGCTGGGGCTGTTGACGAACAGACGAGTCGCGATTGCGGTATTTTGCATGGGAATCAGTTACCCATTGACTTTGTACAGGGACATTGCAAAG TTGGCCAAGGCGAGTACATTGGCTCTTATCGGCATGCTGGTCATTGTCGTTACAGTGCTGGTACAAGGCGTGCTTGTTCCATCTGCAGACCGCGGTTCCTTCAGCACGCCGTTGTTGACAATCAACAGCGGCATCTTTCAGGCTATTGGCGTGATATCATTTG CATTTGTCTGCCATCACAATTCCCTCCTCATCTACGGCTCCCTCAAGACACCGACAATCGACAACTTCTCCCGCGTTACGCACTACTCCACCATCGTATCCATGCTCGCGTGTTTGATCATGGCCCTCGGCGGCTTCCTCACTTTTGGCGACAAAACAATGGGCAATGTGCTCAATAACTTTTCATCGGACAACTCCATGGTCAACGTCGCGCGGTTGTGCTTTGGCCTCAACATGCTGACGACTCTGCCTTTGGAAGCATTCGTCTGCCGCGAGGTCATGATTACGTACTTTTATCCAAACGAGCCGTTTGATCTGCGGCGACATCTGATAATCAGCACGGCACTGGTTGTGGGCGCCACGACTCTGAGCATGTTGACATGTGATTTGGGCATCGTCTTTGAGCTCGTGGGTGCAACCAGTGCGGTTGCCATGGCATACATCTTGCCGCCCATGTGCTACATCAAGCTGACGACGAGGAGTTGGCGCACATATGTGGCTGGCGCAATAGTGGTGTTTGGAGTTGCCGTCATGGTAATCAGCGTGATTCAGGCAATAGATAAAATGATTAATG GCTCAGAGACTACAACGCAGTGCACGTAG
- a CDS encoding uncharacterized protein (antiSMASH:Cluster_7.5~SECRETED:SignalP(1-19)): protein MMKIAVCLNTIICLPLLSPGRIKNNDPAQLQKSQTSLPRQTNPIDPVSAIRNTLLYMQTALSATKLGKPPHIKMQPVNFNHASCPKCSAAMDSSSKTCSKCGATCPV from the exons atGATGAAAATAGCGGTATGCCTCAATA CCATCATCTGCCTACCTCTACTGAGTCCTGGACGTATAAAAAACAACGACCCCGCCCAGCTCCAAAAATCCCAGACCTCTCTTCCCCGACAAACCAACCCGATCGATCCCGTTTCTGCCATCCGCAACACACTGCTATATATGCAAACTGCTCTCTCTGCTACAAAGTTGGGAAAACCACCACACATCAAAATGCAGCCCGTCAACTTCAACCACGCCTCTTGCCCCAAGTGCTCCGCCGCCATGgactccagctccaagacCTGCTCCAAATGCGGTGCC ACTTGCCCCGTCTAA
- a CDS encoding uncharacterized protein (antiSMASH:Cluster_7.5~EggNog:ENOG41), whose translation MMAIPETSLATIREVLSHFVSEVTGGYKIDEKALTLTPIAKLRAAVVSELQQSSLKDHLDYLNSKDQFTMACYVAADFTSSHPLEYQVMVAQLTIFFFHAEDILEEKPDVLRQLQLNVATGQPCGDPVLDWYARELTPRLWKHFDPLVANMIAIACYDFINGIGIESLTKDVEIQPQAVAFPDWLRFKTGLSPMYALLALARPSDPRLPTGGLDKYVQVIPDVIVFTNIVNDVISFYKELLAGEKGNYIDMRAQRENITVLEALSTLAEEGIRVRERVLAVLEDEPEYRANFDTYAKGITHFHTSSPRYRLMGLFDKH comes from the exons ATGATGGCCATCCCGGAG ACTTCCCTCGCCACCATCCGTGAAGTTCTTTCACATTTCGTTTCTGAAGTTACAGGCGGCTACAAGATTGATGAAAAGGCTCTTACCTTGACACCTATCGCCAAGCTTCGAGCAGCAGTTGTCTCAGAGTTACAGCAGTCCAGCCTCAAAGATCACTTGGACTATCTGAACTCAAAGGATCAGTTCACCATGGCGTGTTATGTAGCAGCTGACTTTACATCATCCCACCCTCTCGAGTACCAAGTCATGGTTGCTCAGCTtactatcttcttcttccacgccGAAGATATCCTTGAAGAGAAGCCTGATGTCCTTCGCCAACTACAGCTCAACGTAGCCACTGGTCAGCCATGCGGTGATCCAGTCCTTGACTGGTACGCCCGTGAGCTCACACCCCGTCTATGGAAGCACTTTGACCCCCTTGTTGCCAATATGATTGCCATTGCCTGCTATGACTTCATCAACGGCATTGGAATCGAGTCCTTGACCAAGGATGTTGAAATCCAGCCCCAGGCAGTGGCCTTCCCTGATTGGCTACGCTTCAAAACGGGGCTTTCCCCAATGTATGCGTTGTTGGCTCTAGCACGACCCTCAGATCCGAGATTGCCTACTGGTGGACTAGACAAGTACGTCCAGGTCATCCCTGATGTTATCGTCTTTACCAACATTGTCAACGATGTTATCTCCTTCTATAAAGAGCTCCTGGCTGGCGAGAAGGGCAACTACATTGATATGCGCGCTCAGAGAGAAAATATCACTGTCCTGGAAGCCCTGAGCACCCTTGCTGAAGAGGGCATCCGAGTCCGTGAGCGTGTGCTTGCTGTACTTGAGGATGAGCCAGAATACCGTGCCAACTTCGACACATATGCCAAGGGCATCACCCACTTCCACACCTCATCTCCGCGTTATCGCCTGATGGGATTGTTTGATAAGCACTAA
- a CDS encoding uncharacterized protein (SECRETED:SignalP(1-23)~EggNog:ENOG41~CAZy:AA2) produces the protein MVLSYRLLSTVTKLSLVAGSAYAESEYIWPNAKTDLLESMLYEQQGLGSGNSPATFIVPCEKVNFGTGRNGAAEWLRTAYHDMATADVVAGTGGIDASIGFEVNRDENPGVGFNETLVNLAAFLTPRSSMADLIALGAVFAANGCSNGNVTIPFRAGRVDAKGPGAPGVPKPEQPLDEHITSFQRQGFTPQEMIGLVACGHTLGGVHGVDFPEIVPVVKDPATDQNTQTFDTTNSGMNAFDNTVAVQFVNNVTQNPLAFGHNETTNSDGRIFNSDGGEVIGKMADSPSYFYQTCTTLLERMINTVPKGVTLTDPIQPIAVKPSKLFATINSNGTMTMSGSIRLIGPVTANPNRTVKIHFHPRSGESCTDTNTCTVSSNVASVGSAHVISGNPPLTFWWYQFSTVIPITQGVSGFDVEVVDNNNGVTNSTMYKNGGRGFPFDDMIVTQPKLSCSEIRDDSKLDSLKAIVHVPEPLNSTTPAVGSIPLNFAKVGPVAGSGYTLYNATIVNGVIPADFVNNFAGSYMRTYDLIASNSTHTVEREFNMMDGLNACPDPNIF, from the exons ATGGTGCTCTCCTACCGCCTCCTCTCTACCGTCACCAAGCTCAGCTTGGTAGCCGGTTCTGCCTATGCTGAGAGTGAGTACATTTGGCCCAATGCCAAAACTGACTTGCTTGAGTCTATGCTCTACGAGCAGCAGGGATTAGGATCTGGCAACTCGCCAGCAACCTTTATTGTTCCCTGCGAAAAGGTCAATTTTGGCACTGGGCGTAACGGGGCTGCAGAGTGGCTGCGAACGGCATACCATGACATGGCAACTGCGGATGTTGTGGCTGGCACAGGTGGTATCGACGCGTCTATTGGGTTTGAGGTAAACCGCGACGAGAATCCTGGTGTTGGATTCAACGAGACGCTTGTGAATCTAGCTGCATTTCTGACGCCCCGTTCCTCAATGGCAGACTTGATCGCTTTGGGGGCAGTGTTTGCTGCAAATGGATGCTCAAATGGAAACGTTACGATTCCCTTTCGAGCAGGCAGAGTTGATGCTAAAGGACCCGGTGCGCCAGGTGTGCCCAAACCAGAGCAGCCGTTGGACGAGCACATTACCAGTTTCCAGAGACAAGGGTTTACGCCACAAGAGATGATTGGGTTGGTGGCATGTGGTCATACGCTGGGAGGCGTCCATGGTGTAGATTTTCCGGAGATTGTGCCAGTTGTTAAGGATCCA GCAACGGATCAGAATACGCAGACTTTCGACACAACTAACTCGGGAATGAATGCGTTCGACAATACTGT TGCTGTTCAGTTCGTGAATAACGTTACGCAGAATCCGCTGGCATTTGGTCACAATGAGACCACCAATTCCGATGGAAGAATTTTCAACTCTGATGGAGGAGAAGTAATTGGGAAAATGGCAGATTCTCCGTCTTACTTTTACCAGACTTGCACAACACTCCTCGAACGAATGATCAATACAGTTCCCAAGGGTGTAACTCTTACGGATCCGATCCAGCCTATTGCCGTAAAGCCTTCCAAGCTGTTCGCCACTATTAACTCGAATGGGACGATGACCATGTCTGGCAGCATTAGA CTTATTGGCCCCGTAACTGCCAACCCAAATCGCACAGTCAAGATTCACTTCCATCCTCGTTCTGGAGAGAGCTGCACAGATACAAACACTTGTACCGTTAGCAGCAACGTGGCCTCAGTCGGCTCTGCTCATGTCATTTCCGGAAACCCTCCTCTGACTTTCTGGTGGTACCAGTTCTCGACAGTGATTCCCATCACACAAGGTGTTTCCGGATTTGATGTAGAGGTTGTcgacaacaacaatggaGTCACCAACAGCACTATGTACAAGAATGGTGGACGAGGGTTCCCGTTCGATGATATGATCGTTACGCAACCAAAGCTGTCATGTTCTGAA ATCCGCGACGACTCAAAACTCGATTCGTTGAAGGCCATAGTACACGTTCCAGAACCCCTCAATTCTACCACGCCGGCCGTTGGCTCGATACCCCTTAATTTTGCCAAAGTCGGCCCCGTCGCAGGATCAGGCTATACCCTCTACAATGCCACTATTGTTAACGGAGTTATTCCCGCCGATTTTGTCAACAATTTTGCTGGAAGTTATATGCGAACCTATGACCTGATTGCTTCAAATAGCACACATACTGTGGAAAGGGAGTTCAATATGATGGATGGGCTCAACGCTTGTCCGGATCCCAATATCTTTTAA
- a CDS encoding uncharacterized protein (EggNog:ENOG41) — protein MRLFDAVRKGTLSVPSSITDLEKKLKTERIKREMEDMKKAAQGLEAVAASQAGSSLEAATGKRKADVTVNVTINTNLPGSVAFTTAKRASTSASLEESSAPARQSATKQTARRDGSSQAFSRQEPASRTSPVPFCLLGRAARLSRPLALQWRIYSLTHQDSEYRDYTNPFDQPPPPYQDNYQDQNRHEGNHPSVQRARLPSLGPLNGRYDISSRSVDEQRPEYASRLNLVLTLAGPSLWGRFDLGLVEGVMYFQERPCSSSLDAVPFSWRGHEPNGPISYDDRYNKGWIKFLGDGRIEGWINHLGIYFEGHRKSDQAIRSDIDAQTMKRMWDEYNMEDEYEQQNRERW, from the coding sequence ATGCGACTTTTTGACGCAGTTCGAAAAGGAACTTTGTCTGTGCCTTCATCCATCACAGATTtggaaaagaagctgaagacggAGCGGATAAAgcgagagatggaagatatGAAGAAAGCAGCACAGGGGCTTGAAGCCGTAGCCGCGTCGCAGGCAGGGTCCTCGCTAGAGGCCGCGACTggaaagaggaaagctgATGTTACCGTCAACGTAACGATTAATACGAATTTACCAGGAAGTGTTGCTTTTACTACGGCCAAGAGAGCTAGCACATCTGCGTCATTGGAAGAAAGCTCTGCTCCAGCACGGCAATCTGCAACAAAGCAAACTGCCCGTCGTGACGGCAGTTCACAAGCATTCAGCCGCCAAGAGCCTGCCTCACGCACTTCACCAGTTCCTTTCTGTCTATTGGGACGAGCAGCAAGACTTAGTCGTCCATTAGCTCTACAGTGGCGTATCTATTCATTGACACATCAAGACAGTGAATATAGGGACTATACAAATCCCTTCGACCAGCCCCCTCCACCATATCAAGACAACTACCAAGACCAAAACAGACACGAAGGGAATCATCCTTCAGTCCAAAGGGCAAGGCTCCCATCTCTTGGCCCTCTGAATGGCCGATACGATATCAGTTCCCGGTCTGTTGACGAACAGCGGCCCGAGTACGCATCAAGACTCAATCTCGTGCTTACTCTAGCTGGTCCTAGCCTATGGGGGAGATTCGACCTGGGCCTCGTCGAAGGGGTGATGTATTTTCAAGAACGGCCTTGCAGTTCGTCTTTGGACGCAGTGCCATTTTCTTGGCGTGGTCATGAGCCCAACGGACCCATATCTTACGACGATAGATACAACAAAGGCTGGATAAAGTTTCTTGGGGACGGTCGCATCGAAGGATGGATTAACCATCTAGGTATCTATTTCGAAGGTCATCGAAAATCGGACCAGGCGATCAGAAGCGATATTGATGCGCAGACTATGAAGAGGATGTGGGATGAATACAATATGGAGGACGAATACGAGCAGCAGAATCGAGAGCGTTGGTAG
- a CDS encoding mitochondrial 54S ribosomal protein uL24m (BUSCO:EOG092D467U), translating to MQKLAKRAAQAQRQASRRTRLQMEQENVDSKLRSRLALRSAVEEVRQNLKDARKARKEDWELGPLAPKRDLGFNDYGAFKENVRQDWSNYGLHQPNPKVIEQRCAWAGGVKQLNLAPGDRVVIQDGPDKGKIDRIRSVQPQSGTVTLEHRHQAVVQGMFGNPSRPQPMPISIASIRLVYPITNPDTGVTRDTVINQLKAVPPNMQSPNMSLDRWQYGKKWDRLVPGLNVVIPWPEVEVPEFETMAADTVREQVEDRSFYYGLLSPPMPEQVVDELRNKFSRFRTRHEAWYIEKKEMEEALKKGRQETIKAMQTPLDEFHEKNREARAERGEPELSEEMLTKIGEFMAKKKSAALENAGVSEVSAAPVPPKDDTNAPSPTAQ from the exons ATGCAGAAGCTAGCGAAACGAGCGGCCCAGGCCCAGCGCCAGGCGTCCCGCCGCACGAGACTCCAGATGGAGCAAGAAAATGTCGACAGCAAGCTTCGAAGCCGTCTTGCGCTACGATCAGCAGTGGAGGAAGTCCGACAGAACCTCAAAGACGCAAGGAAAGCCCGGAAAGAAGACTGGGAATTGGGACCTTTGGCACCCAAGCGAGACCTTGGATTCAATGACTACGGCGCCTTCAAGGAGAATGTGCGACAGGACTGGTCAAATTATGGCCTGCACCAACCGAACCCAAAGGTGATTGAGCAGCGCTGTGCCTGGGCTGGAGGCGTGAAGCAGCTTAACCTTGCGCCTGGAGACAGAGTGGTTATTCAGGATGGTCCCGACAAGGGCAAGATTGACCGCATCAGGTCGGTCCAGCCGCAGTCCGGAACCGTTACCTTGGAACACCGCCATCAG GCTGTTGTTCAAGGCATGTTTGGCAACCCTAGTCGACCACAGCCAATGCCCATTTCTATCGCATCCATCCGCCTCGTCTACCCGATTACGAACCCCGACACAGGAGTCACCCGAGACACGGTCATAAACCAGCTCAAGGCAGTGCCTCCGAACATGCAGTCCCCCAACATGTCGCTGGACCGCTGGCAGTACGGCAAGAAGTGGGATCGCCTGGTGCCCGGACTCAACGTTGTGATTCCCTGGCCCGAGGTTGAGGTGCCCGAATTCGAAACCATGGCGGCAGACACTGTTCGCGAGCAAGTTGAAGACAGATCATTCTACTACGGACTTTTGTCACCACCAATGCCGGAGCAGGTTGTGGACGAGCTGAGAAACAAATTCTCGAGATTCAGAACAAGACACGAGGCGTGGTAcattgagaagaaggagatggaggaggctTTGAAGAAGGGGCGACAGGAGACTATCAAGGCCATGCAGACACCATTGGATGAGTTCCACGAGAAGAACCGGGAAGCTCGTGCGGAGCGTGGAGAGCCGGAGCTGTCAGAGGAGATGCTGACCAAGATTGGCGAGTttatggccaagaagaagtcggCAGCTTTGGAGAATGCTGGTGTGTCTGAGgtatcagcagcaccagTGCCTCCCAAAGATGATACCAATGCGCCATCACCGACAGCTCAGTAG